The following coding sequences are from one Humulus lupulus chromosome X, drHumLupu1.1, whole genome shotgun sequence window:
- the LOC133803698 gene encoding ATP synthase subunit b, chloroplastic-like codes for MKNITDPFLSLGYWPSAGSFGFNTDILATNPINLSVVLGVLIFFGKGVCASCLLSDLLDNRKQKILKTIRNSEELHGRALEQLEKARARLLKVEKEADLFRVNGYSEIEREKWNLINSTSKTLEELKNYKNETIHFEQQRAINQVRQQVFQQALQGALGTLNSCLNNEIHLRTISTNIDMFGMKKEITD; via the exons ATGAAAAATATAACCGATCCTTTCCTTTCCTTGGGTTATTGGCCATCCGCCGGAAGTTTCGGGTTTAATACCGATATTTTAGCAACAAATCCAATAAATCTAAGTGTAGTGCTTGGCGTATTGATTTTTTTTGGAAAGGGAGTGTGTGCGAGTTGTTT ATTAAGTGATTTATTAGATAATCGAAAACAGAAGATCTTGAAGACTATTCGAAATTCAGAAGAACTACACGGGAGGGCCCTAGAACAACTGGAAAAAGCCCGGGCCCGCTTACTAAAAGTAGAAAAGGAAGCGGATCTGTTTCGAGTGAATGGATATTCTGAGATAGAACGAGAAAAATGGAATTTGATTAATTCAACTTCTAAGACTTTGGAAgaattaaaaaattacaaaaatgaaaCCATTCATTTTGAACAACAAAGAGCGATTAACCAAGTTCGACAACAGGTTTTCCAACAAGCCTTACAAGGAGCTCTAGGAACTCTGAATAGTTGTTTGAACAACGAGATACATTTACGTACCATCAGTACTAATATTGACATGTTTGGAATGAAGAAAGAAATAACGGATTAG